Proteins co-encoded in one Oncorhynchus kisutch isolate 150728-3 linkage group LG1, Okis_V2, whole genome shotgun sequence genomic window:
- the LOC109894777 gene encoding gastrula zinc finger protein XlCGF26.1-like isoform X39 encodes MSHLPSSSVRDHMKWAGLLGCEAVLSSMALMQASSMAGPPKKMMAPLGHGPPPQRDGLDRGPQSHMILPSGMSCPPLLIRKEADFHAPRLLDEKEMRANEDMQLKKKNRKSGTPCKVREQDGRGGKVVVVDENGNCPISKVQKNFICDHCYGAFRSGYHLKRHILIHTGEKPYACGICDMRFIQRYHLERHSLIHTGVKPYACSMCDMRFFQRYHLERHSLTHTGVKPFACNMCDMRFFQRYHLARHSLTHTGVKPYACSMCDQRFFQRYHLARHSLKHTGVKPYACSMCDMRFYQRYHLSRHSLTHTGVKPYACSMCDMRFIQRYQLERHSLTHTGVKPFGCTMCDKRFFQRYHLARHSLTHMGVKPYACTMCDKRFFQRDHLRRHSVTHMAVKPFACTMCDKRFYERHHLRRHSITHMGVKPFACTMCDKRFYERHHLRRHSITHMGVKPYACTMCDKRFYQRHHLRRHSVTHMGVKPYACTMCDKRFYQRHHLARHSVTHMGEKPFACDMCDMRFIQRYHLERHKRVHSGEKPYQCERCQQNFSRTDRLLRHRRLCQGRGVAKVENQPCCEPRPYSQEPPPAPPTWSPLHPPPGRLAV; translated from the exons ATGTCACACCTGCCCAGCAGCTCAGTCCGCGACCATATGAAATGG GCGGGGTTGCTTGGCTGTGAGGCTGTCCTCTCCAGTATGGCCCTGATGCAGGCCAGCTCCATGGCCGGTCCGCCCAAGAAGATGATGGCTCCGCTCGGCCATGGTCCACCACCCCAGAGGGATGGTTTAGACCGCGGTCCTCAGAGCCACATGATCCTGCCATCTGGAATGAGCTGCCCACCCCTG CTTATCCGGAAGGAGGCTGACTTCCACGCCCCCCGCCTTCTGGACGAGAAGGAGATGAGGGCCAACGAAGACATGCAGCTGAAAAAGAAGAACAGGAAGTCAGGAACGCCCTGTAAAGTGAGAGAGCAAgacgggaggggagggaag gtggttgttgtggatgagaATGGTAACTGTCCCATATCCAAAGTGCAGAAAAACTTCATCTGTGATCACTGTTACGGAGCCTTTAGGAGTGGATATCACCTGAAGAGACACATCCTCATTCATACAG GGGAGAAGCCGTATGCTTGTGGCATATGTGACATGAGGTTTATTCAGCGTTACCACCTGGAGAGACACAGCCTCATTCACACGG GGGTGAAGCCGTACGCTTGTTCCATGTGTGACATGAGGTTTTTCCAGCGTTACCACCTGGAGAGACACAGCCTCACTCATACGG GGGTGAAGCCGTTTGCTTGCAACATGTGTGACATGAGATTCTTCCAGCGTTACCACCTGGCGAGACACAGCCTCACTCATACGG GGGTGAAGCCATACGCTTGCTCCATGTGTGATCAAAGATTTTTCCAGCGTTACCACCTGGCAAGACACAGCCTCAAACATACGG gggtgAAGCCGTACGCTTGCTCCATGTGTGACATGAGGTTCTACCAGCGTTACCACCTATCGAGACACAGCCTCACTCATACGG gagtgaAGCCATATGCTTGTTCCATGTGTGACATGAGGTTTATTCAGCGTTACCAACTGGAGAGACACAGCCTCACTCATACGG gggtgaaGCCATTTGGTTGCACCATGTGTGACAAGAGGTTCTTCCAGCGCTACCACCTGGCAAGACACAGCCTCACTCATATGG gggtgAAGCCGTATGCTTGCACCATGTGTGACAAGAGGTTTTTCCAGCGAGACCATCTACGGAGACACAGCGTCACTCATATGG CAGTGAAGCCGTTCGCTTGCACCATGTGTGACAAGAGGTTTTATGAGCGCCACCACCTGCGGAGACACAGCATCACTCATATGG gggtgaaGCCATTCGCTTGCACCATGTGTGACAAGCGGTTTTATGAGCGCCACCACCTGCGGAGACACAGCATCACTCATATGG gggtgaaGCCGTACGCTTGCACCATGTGTGACAAGAGGTTTTATCAGCGTCACCACCTGCGGAGACACAGCGTCACTCATATGG gggtgaaGCCGTACGCTTGCACCATGTGTGACAAGCGGTTTTACCAGCGCCACCACCTAGCAAGACACAGCGTCACTCACATGG GGGAGAAGCCTTTTGCTTGTGACATGTGTGACATGAGGTTTATCCAGCGTTACCATCTGGAGAGACACAAGCGTGTCCACAGCGGAGAGAAGCCTTATCAGTGTGAGCGCTGCCAGCAG AACTTCTCGCGGACGGACCGGCTGCTTCGACATCGACGGCTGTGCCAGGGCAGGGGTGTGGCCAAGGTGGAGAACCAGCCGTGCTGCGAGCCCCGCCCTTACTCCCAGGAGCCCCCACCCGCTCCACCAACTTGGAGCCCCCTGCACCCCCCTCCTGGTCggctggctgtctga
- the LOC109894777 gene encoding gastrula zinc finger protein XlCGF58.1-like isoform X25 gives MSHLPSSSVRDHMKWAGLLGCEAVLSSMALMQASSMAGPPKKMMAPLGHGPPPQRDGLDRGPQSHMILPSGMSCPPLLIRKEADFHAPRLLDEKEMRANEDMQLKKKNRKSGTPCKVREQDGRGGKVVVVDENGNCPISKVQKNFICDHCYGAFRSGYHLKRHILIHTGEKPYACGICDMRFIQRYHLERHSLIHTGVKPYACSMCDMRFFQRYHLERHSLTHTGVKPFACNMCDMRFFQRYHLARHSLTHTGVKPYACSMCDQRFFQRYHLARHSLKHTGVKPYACSMCDMRFYQRYHLSRHSLTHTGVKPYACSMCDMRFIQRYQLERHSLTHTGVKPFGCTMCDKRFFQRYHLARHSLTHMGVKPYACTMCDKRFFQRDHLRRHSVTHMAVKPFACTMCDKRFYERHHLRRHSITHMGVKPFACTMCDKRFYERHHLRRHSITHMGVKPYACTMCDKRFYQRHHLRRHSVTHMGVKPYACTMCDKRFYQRHHLARHSVTHMGVKPYACTMCDKRFYQRHHLARHNVTHMGVKPYGCTMCDKRFYQRYHLSRHSLTHLGEKPFACDMCDMRFIQRYHLERHKRVHSGEKPYQCERCQQNFSRTDRLLRHRRLCQGRGVAKVENQPCCEPRPYSQEPPPAPPTWSPLHPPPGRLAV, from the exons ATGTCACACCTGCCCAGCAGCTCAGTCCGCGACCATATGAAATGG GCGGGGTTGCTTGGCTGTGAGGCTGTCCTCTCCAGTATGGCCCTGATGCAGGCCAGCTCCATGGCCGGTCCGCCCAAGAAGATGATGGCTCCGCTCGGCCATGGTCCACCACCCCAGAGGGATGGTTTAGACCGCGGTCCTCAGAGCCACATGATCCTGCCATCTGGAATGAGCTGCCCACCCCTG CTTATCCGGAAGGAGGCTGACTTCCACGCCCCCCGCCTTCTGGACGAGAAGGAGATGAGGGCCAACGAAGACATGCAGCTGAAAAAGAAGAACAGGAAGTCAGGAACGCCCTGTAAAGTGAGAGAGCAAgacgggaggggagggaag gtggttgttgtggatgagaATGGTAACTGTCCCATATCCAAAGTGCAGAAAAACTTCATCTGTGATCACTGTTACGGAGCCTTTAGGAGTGGATATCACCTGAAGAGACACATCCTCATTCATACAG GGGAGAAGCCGTATGCTTGTGGCATATGTGACATGAGGTTTATTCAGCGTTACCACCTGGAGAGACACAGCCTCATTCACACGG GGGTGAAGCCGTACGCTTGTTCCATGTGTGACATGAGGTTTTTCCAGCGTTACCACCTGGAGAGACACAGCCTCACTCATACGG GGGTGAAGCCGTTTGCTTGCAACATGTGTGACATGAGATTCTTCCAGCGTTACCACCTGGCGAGACACAGCCTCACTCATACGG GGGTGAAGCCATACGCTTGCTCCATGTGTGATCAAAGATTTTTCCAGCGTTACCACCTGGCAAGACACAGCCTCAAACATACGG gggtgAAGCCGTACGCTTGCTCCATGTGTGACATGAGGTTCTACCAGCGTTACCACCTATCGAGACACAGCCTCACTCATACGG gagtgaAGCCATATGCTTGTTCCATGTGTGACATGAGGTTTATTCAGCGTTACCAACTGGAGAGACACAGCCTCACTCATACGG gggtgaaGCCATTTGGTTGCACCATGTGTGACAAGAGGTTCTTCCAGCGCTACCACCTGGCAAGACACAGCCTCACTCATATGG gggtgAAGCCGTATGCTTGCACCATGTGTGACAAGAGGTTTTTCCAGCGAGACCATCTACGGAGACACAGCGTCACTCATATGG CAGTGAAGCCGTTCGCTTGCACCATGTGTGACAAGAGGTTTTATGAGCGCCACCACCTGCGGAGACACAGCATCACTCATATGG gggtgaaGCCATTCGCTTGCACCATGTGTGACAAGCGGTTTTATGAGCGCCACCACCTGCGGAGACACAGCATCACTCATATGG gggtgaaGCCGTACGCTTGCACCATGTGTGACAAGAGGTTTTATCAGCGTCACCACCTGCGGAGACACAGCGTCACTCATATGG gggtgaaGCCGTACGCTTGCACCATGTGTGACAAGCGGTTTTACCAGCGCCACCACCTAGCAAGACACAGCGTCACTCACATGG gagtgaaGCCGTATGCTTGCACCATGTGTGACAAGAGGTTTTATCAGCGCCACCACCTGGCGAGACACAACGTCACTCACATGG gggtgaaGCCGTACGGTTGCACCATGTGTGACAAGAGGTTTTACCAGCGATACCACCTCTCAAGACACAGCCTCACTCATTTGG GGGAGAAGCCTTTTGCTTGTGACATGTGTGACATGAGGTTTATCCAGCGTTACCATCTGGAGAGACACAAGCGTGTCCACAGCGGAGAGAAGCCTTATCAGTGTGAGCGCTGCCAGCAG AACTTCTCGCGGACGGACCGGCTGCTTCGACATCGACGGCTGTGCCAGGGCAGGGGTGTGGCCAAGGTGGAGAACCAGCCGTGCTGCGAGCCCCGCCCTTACTCCCAGGAGCCCCCACCCGCTCCACCAACTTGGAGCCCCCTGCACCCCCCTCCTGGTCggctggctgtctga
- the LOC109894777 gene encoding gastrula zinc finger protein XlCGF58.1-like isoform X20, whose amino-acid sequence MSHLPSSSVRDHMKWAGLLGCEAVLSSMALMQASSMAGPPKKMMAPLGHGPPPQRDGLDRGPQSHMILPSGMSCPPLLIRKEADFHAPRLLDEKEMRANEDMQLKKKNRKSGTPCKVREQDGRGGKVVVVDENGNCPISKVQKNFICDHCYGAFRSGYHLKRHILIHTGEKPYACGICDMRFIQRYHLERHSLIHTGVKPYACSMCDMRFFQRYHLERHSLTHTGVKPFACNMCDMRFFQRYHLARHSLTHTGVKPYACSMCDQRFFQRYHLARHSLKHTGVKPYACSMCDMRFYQRYHLSRHSLTHTGVKPYACSMCDMRFIQRYQLERHSLTHTGVKPFGCTMCDKRFFQRYHLARHSLTHMGVKPYACTMCDKRFFQRDHLRRHSVTHMAVKPFACTMCDKRFYERHHLRRHSITHMGVKPFACTMCDKRFYERHHLRRHSITHMGVKPYACTMCDKRFYQRHHLRRHSVTHMGVKPYACTMCDKRFYQRHHLARHSVTHMGVKPYGCTMCDKRFYQRYHLSRHSLTHLGVKPYACTMCDMRFVQRYHLTRHSLTHTGVKPYACSMCDMRFIQRNHLERHSHTHTGEKPFACDMCDMRFIQRYHLERHKRVHSGEKPYQCERCQQNFSRTDRLLRHRRLCQGRGVAKVENQPCCEPRPYSQEPPPAPPTWSPLHPPPGRLAV is encoded by the exons ATGTCACACCTGCCCAGCAGCTCAGTCCGCGACCATATGAAATGG GCGGGGTTGCTTGGCTGTGAGGCTGTCCTCTCCAGTATGGCCCTGATGCAGGCCAGCTCCATGGCCGGTCCGCCCAAGAAGATGATGGCTCCGCTCGGCCATGGTCCACCACCCCAGAGGGATGGTTTAGACCGCGGTCCTCAGAGCCACATGATCCTGCCATCTGGAATGAGCTGCCCACCCCTG CTTATCCGGAAGGAGGCTGACTTCCACGCCCCCCGCCTTCTGGACGAGAAGGAGATGAGGGCCAACGAAGACATGCAGCTGAAAAAGAAGAACAGGAAGTCAGGAACGCCCTGTAAAGTGAGAGAGCAAgacgggaggggagggaag gtggttgttgtggatgagaATGGTAACTGTCCCATATCCAAAGTGCAGAAAAACTTCATCTGTGATCACTGTTACGGAGCCTTTAGGAGTGGATATCACCTGAAGAGACACATCCTCATTCATACAG GGGAGAAGCCGTATGCTTGTGGCATATGTGACATGAGGTTTATTCAGCGTTACCACCTGGAGAGACACAGCCTCATTCACACGG GGGTGAAGCCGTACGCTTGTTCCATGTGTGACATGAGGTTTTTCCAGCGTTACCACCTGGAGAGACACAGCCTCACTCATACGG GGGTGAAGCCGTTTGCTTGCAACATGTGTGACATGAGATTCTTCCAGCGTTACCACCTGGCGAGACACAGCCTCACTCATACGG GGGTGAAGCCATACGCTTGCTCCATGTGTGATCAAAGATTTTTCCAGCGTTACCACCTGGCAAGACACAGCCTCAAACATACGG gggtgAAGCCGTACGCTTGCTCCATGTGTGACATGAGGTTCTACCAGCGTTACCACCTATCGAGACACAGCCTCACTCATACGG gagtgaAGCCATATGCTTGTTCCATGTGTGACATGAGGTTTATTCAGCGTTACCAACTGGAGAGACACAGCCTCACTCATACGG gggtgaaGCCATTTGGTTGCACCATGTGTGACAAGAGGTTCTTCCAGCGCTACCACCTGGCAAGACACAGCCTCACTCATATGG gggtgAAGCCGTATGCTTGCACCATGTGTGACAAGAGGTTTTTCCAGCGAGACCATCTACGGAGACACAGCGTCACTCATATGG CAGTGAAGCCGTTCGCTTGCACCATGTGTGACAAGAGGTTTTATGAGCGCCACCACCTGCGGAGACACAGCATCACTCATATGG gggtgaaGCCATTCGCTTGCACCATGTGTGACAAGCGGTTTTATGAGCGCCACCACCTGCGGAGACACAGCATCACTCATATGG gggtgaaGCCGTACGCTTGCACCATGTGTGACAAGAGGTTTTATCAGCGTCACCACCTGCGGAGACACAGCGTCACTCATATGG gggtgaaGCCGTACGCTTGCACCATGTGTGACAAGCGGTTTTACCAGCGCCACCACCTAGCAAGACACAGCGTCACTCACATGG gggtgaaGCCGTACGGTTGCACCATGTGTGACAAGAGGTTTTACCAGCGATACCACCTCTCAAGACACAGCCTCACTCATTTGG GTGTGAAACCTTACGCTTGTACCATGTGTGACATGAGGTTTGTTCAGCGCTACCACCTGACAAGACACAGCCTCACTCACACGG GGGTGAAGCCGTATGCTTGTTCCATGTGTGACATGAGGTTTATACAGCGTAACCACCTGGAGAGACACAGCCACACTCATACGG GGGAGAAGCCTTTTGCTTGTGACATGTGTGACATGAGGTTTATCCAGCGTTACCATCTGGAGAGACACAAGCGTGTCCACAGCGGAGAGAAGCCTTATCAGTGTGAGCGCTGCCAGCAG AACTTCTCGCGGACGGACCGGCTGCTTCGACATCGACGGCTGTGCCAGGGCAGGGGTGTGGCCAAGGTGGAGAACCAGCCGTGCTGCGAGCCCCGCCCTTACTCCCAGGAGCCCCCACCCGCTCCACCAACTTGGAGCCCCCTGCACCCCCCTCCTGGTCggctggctgtctga
- the LOC109894777 gene encoding gastrula zinc finger protein XlCGF57.1-like isoform X27 — protein sequence MSHLPSSSVRDHMKWAGLLGCEAVLSSMALMQASSMAGPPKKMMAPLGHGPPPQRDGLDRGPQSHMILPSGMSCPPLLIRKEADFHAPRLLDEKEMRANEDMQLKKKNRKSGTPCKVREQDGRGGKVVVVDENGNCPISKVQKNFICDHCYGAFRSGYHLKRHILIHTGEKPYACGICDMRFIQRYHLERHSLIHTGVKPYACSMCDMRFFQRYHLERHSLTHTGVKPYACSMCDMRFIQRYQLERHSLTHTGVKPFGCTMCDKRFFQRYHLARHSLTHMGVKPYACTMCDKRFFQRDHLRRHSVTHMAVKPFACTMCDKRFYERHHLRRHSITHMGVKPFACTMCDKRFYERHHLRRHSITHMGVKPYACTMCDKRFYQRHHLRRHSVTHMGVKPYACTMCDKRFYQRHHLARHSVTHMGVKPYACTMCDKRFYQRHHLARHNVTHMGVKPYGCTMCDKRFYQRYLLARHSLTHLGVKPYGCTMCDKRFYQRYHLSRHSLTHLGVKPYACTMCDMRFVQRYHLTRHSLTHTGVKPYACSMCDMRFIQRNHLERHSHTHTGEKPFACDMCDMRFIQRYHLERHKRVHSGEKPYQCERCQQNFSRTDRLLRHRRLCQGRGVAKVENQPCCEPRPYSQEPPPAPPTWSPLHPPPGRLAV from the exons ATGTCACACCTGCCCAGCAGCTCAGTCCGCGACCATATGAAATGG GCGGGGTTGCTTGGCTGTGAGGCTGTCCTCTCCAGTATGGCCCTGATGCAGGCCAGCTCCATGGCCGGTCCGCCCAAGAAGATGATGGCTCCGCTCGGCCATGGTCCACCACCCCAGAGGGATGGTTTAGACCGCGGTCCTCAGAGCCACATGATCCTGCCATCTGGAATGAGCTGCCCACCCCTG CTTATCCGGAAGGAGGCTGACTTCCACGCCCCCCGCCTTCTGGACGAGAAGGAGATGAGGGCCAACGAAGACATGCAGCTGAAAAAGAAGAACAGGAAGTCAGGAACGCCCTGTAAAGTGAGAGAGCAAgacgggaggggagggaag gtggttgttgtggatgagaATGGTAACTGTCCCATATCCAAAGTGCAGAAAAACTTCATCTGTGATCACTGTTACGGAGCCTTTAGGAGTGGATATCACCTGAAGAGACACATCCTCATTCATACAG GGGAGAAGCCGTATGCTTGTGGCATATGTGACATGAGGTTTATTCAGCGTTACCACCTGGAGAGACACAGCCTCATTCACACGG GGGTGAAGCCGTACGCTTGTTCCATGTGTGACATGAGGTTTTTCCAGCGTTACCACCTGGAGAGACACAGCCTCACTCATACGG gagtgaAGCCATATGCTTGTTCCATGTGTGACATGAGGTTTATTCAGCGTTACCAACTGGAGAGACACAGCCTCACTCATACGG gggtgaaGCCATTTGGTTGCACCATGTGTGACAAGAGGTTCTTCCAGCGCTACCACCTGGCAAGACACAGCCTCACTCATATGG gggtgAAGCCGTATGCTTGCACCATGTGTGACAAGAGGTTTTTCCAGCGAGACCATCTACGGAGACACAGCGTCACTCATATGG CAGTGAAGCCGTTCGCTTGCACCATGTGTGACAAGAGGTTTTATGAGCGCCACCACCTGCGGAGACACAGCATCACTCATATGG gggtgaaGCCATTCGCTTGCACCATGTGTGACAAGCGGTTTTATGAGCGCCACCACCTGCGGAGACACAGCATCACTCATATGG gggtgaaGCCGTACGCTTGCACCATGTGTGACAAGAGGTTTTATCAGCGTCACCACCTGCGGAGACACAGCGTCACTCATATGG gggtgaaGCCGTACGCTTGCACCATGTGTGACAAGCGGTTTTACCAGCGCCACCACCTAGCAAGACACAGCGTCACTCACATGG gagtgaaGCCGTATGCTTGCACCATGTGTGACAAGAGGTTTTATCAGCGCCACCACCTGGCGAGACACAACGTCACTCACATGG GAGTGAAGCCGTACGGTTGCACCATGTGTGACAAGAGGTTTTACCAGCGTTACCTCCTGGCAAGACACAGCCTCACTCATTTGG gggtgaaGCCGTACGGTTGCACCATGTGTGACAAGAGGTTTTACCAGCGATACCACCTCTCAAGACACAGCCTCACTCATTTGG GTGTGAAACCTTACGCTTGTACCATGTGTGACATGAGGTTTGTTCAGCGCTACCACCTGACAAGACACAGCCTCACTCACACGG GGGTGAAGCCGTATGCTTGTTCCATGTGTGACATGAGGTTTATACAGCGTAACCACCTGGAGAGACACAGCCACACTCATACGG GGGAGAAGCCTTTTGCTTGTGACATGTGTGACATGAGGTTTATCCAGCGTTACCATCTGGAGAGACACAAGCGTGTCCACAGCGGAGAGAAGCCTTATCAGTGTGAGCGCTGCCAGCAG AACTTCTCGCGGACGGACCGGCTGCTTCGACATCGACGGCTGTGCCAGGGCAGGGGTGTGGCCAAGGTGGAGAACCAGCCGTGCTGCGAGCCCCGCCCTTACTCCCAGGAGCCCCCACCCGCTCCACCAACTTGGAGCCCCCTGCACCCCCCTCCTGGTCggctggctgtctga
- the LOC109894777 gene encoding gastrula zinc finger protein XlCGF58.1-like isoform X9, with the protein MSHLPSSSVRDHMKWAGLLGCEAVLSSMALMQASSMAGPPKKMMAPLGHGPPPQRDGLDRGPQSHMILPSGMSCPPLLIRKEADFHAPRLLDEKEMRANEDMQLKKKNRKSGTPCKVREQDGRGGKVVVVDENGNCPISKVQKNFICDHCYGAFRSGYHLKRHILIHTGEKPYACGICDMRFIQRYHLERHSLIHTGVKPYACSMCDMRFFQRYHLERHSLTHTGVKPFACNMCDMRFFQRYHLARHSLTHTGVKPYACSMCDQRFFQRYHLARHSLKHTGVKPYACSMCDMRFYQRYHLSRHSLTHTGVKPYACSMCDMRFIQRYQLERHSLTHTGVKPFGCTMCDKRFFQRYHLARHSLTHMGVKPYACTMCDKRFFQRDHLRRHSVTHMAVKPFACTMCDKRFYERHHLRRHSITHMGVKPFACTMCDKRFYERHHLRRHSITHMGVKPYACTMCDKRFYQRHHLRRHSVTHMGVKPYACTMCDKRFYQRHHLARHSVTHMGVKPYACTMCDKRFYQRHHLARHNVTHMGVKPYGCTMCDKRFYQRYLLARHSLTHLGVKPYGCTMCDKRFYQRYHLSRHSLTHLGVKPYACTMCDMRFVQRYHLTRHSLTHTGEKPFACDMCDMRFIQRYHLERHKRVHSGEKPYQCERCQQNFSRTDRLLRHRRLCQGRGVAKVENQPCCEPRPYSQEPPPAPPTWSPLHPPPGRLAV; encoded by the exons ATGTCACACCTGCCCAGCAGCTCAGTCCGCGACCATATGAAATGG GCGGGGTTGCTTGGCTGTGAGGCTGTCCTCTCCAGTATGGCCCTGATGCAGGCCAGCTCCATGGCCGGTCCGCCCAAGAAGATGATGGCTCCGCTCGGCCATGGTCCACCACCCCAGAGGGATGGTTTAGACCGCGGTCCTCAGAGCCACATGATCCTGCCATCTGGAATGAGCTGCCCACCCCTG CTTATCCGGAAGGAGGCTGACTTCCACGCCCCCCGCCTTCTGGACGAGAAGGAGATGAGGGCCAACGAAGACATGCAGCTGAAAAAGAAGAACAGGAAGTCAGGAACGCCCTGTAAAGTGAGAGAGCAAgacgggaggggagggaag gtggttgttgtggatgagaATGGTAACTGTCCCATATCCAAAGTGCAGAAAAACTTCATCTGTGATCACTGTTACGGAGCCTTTAGGAGTGGATATCACCTGAAGAGACACATCCTCATTCATACAG GGGAGAAGCCGTATGCTTGTGGCATATGTGACATGAGGTTTATTCAGCGTTACCACCTGGAGAGACACAGCCTCATTCACACGG GGGTGAAGCCGTACGCTTGTTCCATGTGTGACATGAGGTTTTTCCAGCGTTACCACCTGGAGAGACACAGCCTCACTCATACGG GGGTGAAGCCGTTTGCTTGCAACATGTGTGACATGAGATTCTTCCAGCGTTACCACCTGGCGAGACACAGCCTCACTCATACGG GGGTGAAGCCATACGCTTGCTCCATGTGTGATCAAAGATTTTTCCAGCGTTACCACCTGGCAAGACACAGCCTCAAACATACGG gggtgAAGCCGTACGCTTGCTCCATGTGTGACATGAGGTTCTACCAGCGTTACCACCTATCGAGACACAGCCTCACTCATACGG gagtgaAGCCATATGCTTGTTCCATGTGTGACATGAGGTTTATTCAGCGTTACCAACTGGAGAGACACAGCCTCACTCATACGG gggtgaaGCCATTTGGTTGCACCATGTGTGACAAGAGGTTCTTCCAGCGCTACCACCTGGCAAGACACAGCCTCACTCATATGG gggtgAAGCCGTATGCTTGCACCATGTGTGACAAGAGGTTTTTCCAGCGAGACCATCTACGGAGACACAGCGTCACTCATATGG CAGTGAAGCCGTTCGCTTGCACCATGTGTGACAAGAGGTTTTATGAGCGCCACCACCTGCGGAGACACAGCATCACTCATATGG gggtgaaGCCATTCGCTTGCACCATGTGTGACAAGCGGTTTTATGAGCGCCACCACCTGCGGAGACACAGCATCACTCATATGG gggtgaaGCCGTACGCTTGCACCATGTGTGACAAGAGGTTTTATCAGCGTCACCACCTGCGGAGACACAGCGTCACTCATATGG gggtgaaGCCGTACGCTTGCACCATGTGTGACAAGCGGTTTTACCAGCGCCACCACCTAGCAAGACACAGCGTCACTCACATGG gagtgaaGCCGTATGCTTGCACCATGTGTGACAAGAGGTTTTATCAGCGCCACCACCTGGCGAGACACAACGTCACTCACATGG GAGTGAAGCCGTACGGTTGCACCATGTGTGACAAGAGGTTTTACCAGCGTTACCTCCTGGCAAGACACAGCCTCACTCATTTGG gggtgaaGCCGTACGGTTGCACCATGTGTGACAAGAGGTTTTACCAGCGATACCACCTCTCAAGACACAGCCTCACTCATTTGG GTGTGAAACCTTACGCTTGTACCATGTGTGACATGAGGTTTGTTCAGCGCTACCACCTGACAAGACACAGCCTCACTCACACGG GGGAGAAGCCTTTTGCTTGTGACATGTGTGACATGAGGTTTATCCAGCGTTACCATCTGGAGAGACACAAGCGTGTCCACAGCGGAGAGAAGCCTTATCAGTGTGAGCGCTGCCAGCAG AACTTCTCGCGGACGGACCGGCTGCTTCGACATCGACGGCTGTGCCAGGGCAGGGGTGTGGCCAAGGTGGAGAACCAGCCGTGCTGCGAGCCCCGCCCTTACTCCCAGGAGCCCCCACCCGCTCCACCAACTTGGAGCCCCCTGCACCCCCCTCCTGGTCggctggctgtctga